The window tttaacttaaatgttttttttttgtttcaaagaAACTCAGAAAACCCATAGATGCTGGGGCAGGGAATAGCAAAGAGGAAGTCAAAATAAGCTAACTTTAATGCTCTGGTTCCAGTATTGTGGCGCATGTTGGTTCCCCAACATTCCCAAGTAGTTCGGGAGCAACAGAAGACGGAAGGTGGGGAAAGTAGACTGACATTTATATTATGTTACTTCTCACCCGGCCCATTTGATATTGTGAGATTCTGGTGCAACCTCTTCCAGCATGTCATTTACACATGAAGTATCATTATGGGATCCGTCCCATAGTTGTAGATGAGGCAGAAGTGTCCATTTTTCGGGCAAGTGATAACCTGAGAAATCTTCATGGTTGGTTAAAGACCTGTGATACTTATACGTGATATGTAAAACGCATGTTATACAAAAAGTCCCGACCCGCCGACCTCCTGACCCAGGATCATACATATGGACACACAGGTAAAAGTCAAAAAATTACAGTGATGCACTACTTATGGTTGTAGGTTATCACAATTTTACTGTAAAGGTGAATGGCCATGTAAGCATCACTTGGTCAGCTCGGCCAGTCTGTTCAGTTCTTGGGACAATGCGGTGACAGTTCTTAGCACTCGTTCGCGGTCCTTGGCCTGCAGACGAGAGCCGCATCTCTGCATGAAGCGGTCAGGATGCCAGGTCACCCTCTGCGCCCGTAGGTAGCGTTTATAGGACTCTGCATCTGACGGGTCACCACCAGCAGCAATGACCTGTGCCATCTGCTCAGCCGTCCCTCCAGCTAAGGGCCATGGGATGTCACTGTAGCCCAATGTACCAAGACCGGTCCTGATATTAGATGGACCCTGGTCGCTGCCATCTTTTCCTGTAGCCTTCACTTTTTCGTCTTCCTCTCCCGTCTTGGTGGATGCGGCGCTTCTTCCGAATACCTGGTGACACCTCTGCTGGTATCGCTTACTCTGTGCCTCCCGCAGCTCTGCCTCCTTCCGCTGCTGCCTCAGTACATACGTCTTCTCCTCGGCCACCCGGGGAGATTCCTGAACAGACACTTTCCTGCTCTTTGCACCCGGAGGCTCCGGCCGGATCTTCCTCGCTTGATATTCTCTGTAGATACGATCGGCCCAGGCTTCAAAGGTCTCCACCTCCGGCACATCTTCTGCATAATCCTCTGAGACTTCTTCATAAAGAAGAGCCGCAGCAACAGGACAAAAACATAACCAATAAAACGTGTGGGATTAAAAACTCAGCAACAACAAATGTGATTTGTCATATATAACATTCTGAAAGAAGAGACACAAAAGTACAAAGATGGAGATGTTAAGGGTTTCGGGTGCCTTACAGATGGGTGTACCTTCACTAAGAGTACTACTTCCAGTTATGGTCCAAGATAGACAAGTCTTCTCCCATTCAGGGCACTGCCATGCCCCAGCCATTCAAAATGTGACCATCCCCACCCATGCAGACCACCCCCACAGCCCACCCAATGAGAATGCAGTTACATGCTCCAGTGTGCCACAAAGCCCCACCCATGCAGAGAGCTGCAATGCGCCTCAACCTAATCATTCAAAATGTGACCCATTCAGCATACTGCCACACCCCAACCATTCAGAACATGACCATACCCACCCATGAAGAATGCAGTCACATGCTCCACCTAGAGTGCCGCAATGTCCCACCCAATGAGAATACTGTGTCATGCCCCAGATTGCTGGCAAGTCCAACCATGCAGAACGTGCCCGTGCCCATGCCCCATCCAGAGTGCCGTCGCATGTCCCTCACTAACGGAGCAGTCTATGGTCCCCTAAtcaaatatagaattattatttcTCGGGTAAAGCAAGACTCCTAATATTCCCATCTGTCTTTTCCTCCTCGATATGAAGCATCTAGAGCCAAGACCATGCACTACAGCAATGCCTATAGAAAGTATCTCCAGTTTAACTGATGACCTCAGACATGTTTGATggctcttaaaggacacctaccaccaggatgaaggactgtaaaccgagcacactgacatactgttgtgcacccacactggcaggatctgctctacttttagctttttatgcctttgtttttacaaaaaaaggtttaaagATTATATTAATGAGTCAGGCATTAATAGCTATgaaacccagagcccctcaggctcatttacatcattttaaagattttttttttctggcagatcctgccagagggggcacacacaccagtatgtcagtgtgcttggtttacaatcctttatcctggtggtagatttaatttaagcGATTGAACATTAaggggatgttcccatttcagcaaattaatgttattatttgtattataaaaaattatacaactttacaatacactttctgtattaatttctctatgttttctagatctctgcttgctgtcattat is drawn from Engystomops pustulosus chromosome 9, aEngPut4.maternal, whole genome shotgun sequence and contains these coding sequences:
- the LOC140077075 gene encoding NF-kappa-B inhibitor-like protein 1 isoform X1; the protein is MSFRRELKALRYIERGDVLRLKSYIRKHRHLQLDTSLPGGRSLLHAACSLRDDACALLLLRKGADPMRRDANGNNALHVAAREVEKGGWTVYTDLVVPLLKRSPQSIDVENHEGTTPRDILRRAEDLMEQNSMHSVYPSEAPTDHSSHKSSEWREKLLAESMDEYQELYGQYEEVSEDYAEDVPEVETFEAWADRIYREYQARKIRPEPPGAKSRKVSVQESPRVAEEKTYVLRQQRKEAELREAQSKRYQQRCHQVFGRSAASTKTGEEDEKVKATGKDGSDQGPSNIRTGLGTLGYSDIPWPLAGGTAEQMAQVIAAGGDPSDAESYKRYLRAQRVTWHPDRFMQRCGSRLQAKDRERVLRTVTALSQELNRLAELTK